In a genomic window of Rhododendron vialii isolate Sample 1 chromosome 12a, ASM3025357v1:
- the LOC131312070 gene encoding ankyrin repeat-containing protein At2g01680-like, with product MNEIKDVGRRLKEACLSGSVATLEALIEDDELILDRVSSLSGFYSDSPLHVAALRGHLDFTKALLCRKPKLATELDLQRRSPLHVASAEGHVEIVRELVHGNLFPHLCFARDQDGRIPLHLAAIKGRVEVIQELLRAEQDSIHEKLDRGETVLHLCVKYNKLEALQALVQYLQSNDKELRMEILLNSEDHDGNTILHFAAALKQIDTIKYLLEIKSVKDRANVKNQNCFTALDIVEHCPVRDLKTMEIKELLLQAGVHKSFYMRPDSSPGSPPDNPPTPPQPWCKARDWIYMFWKKYFKFDHGWLQQVRGHLITAATLTATVAYDSIMSPPGGFWQDSDNGHTAGEAILDSSHSPYFARYLVINTAMLIASCITIMLALTGFPIHNKFLIWVLVFTVYITLSCMVGAYVLAIIVVTPNVEDDFKLSLKISVGLELCWMGICGFVAVLHAFHFSVWLRNKFRNLVTIYRSHKCMGNFC from the exons ATGAACGAGATAAAAGACGTGGGGAGAAGGCTCAAAGAAGCCTGTTTGAGTGGGAGTGTTGCAACGTTAGAGGCATTGATTGAGGACGATGAACTCATCCTCGACCGAGTTAGCTCCCTCTCGGGTTTCTACAGTGACAGCCCTTTGCATGTAGCTGCATTGCGCGGTCATTTAGATTTCACAAAAGCCCTTCTGTGTCgaaaaccaaaacttgccaccgAGTTAGACTTGCAACGACGTTCGCCCCTCCACGTGGCTTCTGCTGAGGGCCACGTTGAGATTGTACGAGAGTTGGTACATGGGAACCTGTTCCCCCACCTCTGCTTCGCTCGTGACCAAGATG GTAGAATCCCTCTCCATTTGGCGGCCATAAAAGGGCGAGTCGAGGTCATACAAGAATTGCTTAGGGCAGAACAAGATTCAATTCATGAAAAACTAGACAGAGGAGAGACTGTTCTACACTTGTGTGTCAAATATAACAAGTTAGAGGCTTTACAAGCACTAGTGCAATATCTGCAGAGCAATGACAAGGAGTTGAGAATGGAGATTCTCCTCAACTCAGAAGACCATGATGGCAACACTATCTTGCATTTTGCAGCAGCCCTTAAACAAATCGAT ACCATAAAATATTTGTTGGAAATAAAGAGTGTCAAAGATCGAGCCAATGTCAAGAATCAAAACTGTTTTACTGCTTTAGATATTGTGGAGCACTGCCCTGTCAGAGATCTAAAAACCATGGAAATCAAGGAGTTACTTTTACAAGCTGGTGTTCATAAATCCTTCTACATGAGGCCGGATTCCAGCCCTGGATCACCACCCGATAATCCTCCTactcctcctcaaccttggtGTAAAGCTAGAGATTGGATTTATATGTTTTGGAAAAAGTATTTCAAGTTTGACCATGGCTGGCTCCAACAG GTACGTGGCCATTTAATAACAGCAGCCACCCTGACGGCAACCGTGGCTTATGACTCTATTATGAGTCCTCCTGGTGGTTTTTGGCAAGATTCCGATAATGGTCATACGGCGGGAGAAGCTATTCTGGACAGTTCTCACAGTCCCTATTTCGCAAGATACTTGGTTATTAACACCGCAATGTTAATAGCATCGTGTATCACTATTATGCTGGCCTTGACTGGATTCCCAATCCACAACAAGTTTCTAATATGGGTGTTGGTATTTACTGTGTATATCACACTCTCGTGTATGGTTGGAGCTTATGTGCTGGCAATCATAGTAGTAACCCCAAACGTAGAGGATGATTTCAAGCTCTCTTTGAAGATCTCTGTGGGATTGGAACTTTGTTGGATGGGAATATGTGGATTTGTTGCAGTGCTTCACGCATTCCACTTCTCGGTGTGGCTGCGGAACAAGTTTCGAAACCTCGTTACAATATATAGAAGTCACAAGTGCATGGGAAACTTCTGCTAG